The Zonotrichia albicollis isolate bZonAlb1 chromosome 9, bZonAlb1.hap1, whole genome shotgun sequence genome has a window encoding:
- the KCNJ13 gene encoding inward rectifier potassium channel 13, with amino-acid sequence MTTDTPESNNTRSSAPLLTQRHLRLVTKDGHSTFHMGGTKGVPYLRDVWGILMDMRWRWMVLVFSASFVLHWLLFAVLWYLLAEMNGDLELDHDDPPANHTICVKHVTSFTAAFSFSLETQLTIGYGTMFPSGDCPSAVALLAFQMVLGLMLEALLTGAFVAKIARPKNRALSIRFSRSAVVTYNEGKPQLMFQVANIRSRPLINVQISAILYQEQESGQLHQTSIDFHLDSITTHEYPFFIFPLTYYHNITASSPLAVLLWREVPPHFELVVFLSAAQEGTGEPCQKRTSYLPSEILVYHRFASLLARNAKGEYQTTMENFDKTIPEHPAAPDSKSPKRTDKEIRVNGQPIDSF; translated from the exons ATGACGACAGACACGCCAGAGAGCAATAACACCAGGTCCAGCGCTCCCCTCCTGACTCAGAGGCACCTGAGGCTGGTGACCAAGGATGGGCACAGCACGTTCCACATGGGCGGGACCAAAGGCGTGCCGTACCTCCGAGACGTGTGGGGGATACTCATGGACATGCGCTGGAGATGGATGGTGCTCGTCTTCTCCGCTTCCTTTGTCCTTCACTGGCTGCTCTTTGCAGTGCTCTGGTATCTGCTGGCTGAGATGAATGGGGACCTGGAGCTGGACCATGATGATCCACCTGCCAACCACACTATATGTGTCAAGCACGTCACCAGTTTTACAGCCGCCTTCTCCTTCTCGCTGGAGACACAACTCACCATTGGCTACGGCACCATGTTCCCAAGTGGGGACTGTCCCAGTGCCGTGGCACTGCTGGCATTCCAGATGGTCCTGGGGCTCATGCTAGAAGCCCTCCTCACAG GTGCTTTCGTGGCCAAGATTGCACGCCCAAAGAACCGGGCACTCTCCATCCGCTTCTCTCGCTCCGCCGTGGTCACATACAACGAGGGGAAGCCTCAGCTCATGTTCCAGGTGGCCAACATTCGCTCCAGGCCCCTGATCAACGTCCAGATCTCTGCTATACTTTACCAAGAGCAAGAGAGTGGCCAGCTGCACCAAACTAGCATTGACTTTCACCTGGACAGCATCACTACACATGAGTatccatttttcattttccctctgACCTACTACCACAACATCACTGCATCCAGCCCACTGGCTGTTCTCCTTTGGAGAGAAGTTCCTCCCCACTTTGAGCTGGTTGTTTTCCTGTCAGCTGCGCAGGAGGGCACAGGAGAACCGTGCCAGAAGAGAACGTCCTACCTCCCGTCAGAGATCCTGGTGTACCACCGCTTCGCCTCCCTGCTAGCCCGCAATGCCAAAGGCGAATACCAGACCACGATGGAGAATTTTGACAAGACTATTCCTGAGCACCCAGCTGCACCTGACTCAAAGAGTCCAAAAAGGACTGACAAGGAGATCCGCGTCAATGGACAGCCTATCGACAGCTTCTAA